A single window of Colletotrichum higginsianum IMI 349063 chromosome 8, whole genome shotgun sequence DNA harbors:
- a CDS encoding Transmembrane protein 32 has protein sequence MTWISRSITAIGLLLLGHACYSAQEHSALQSFRAASPLATSTPAANTSLPADITIETAVATVVIILGLILGAPNLRPIQWRVWAGKIEREGEAGFLTGSGEVEKDYVGNPFRILESRPGFADVRKQRRDFTNWIKAGKKTGSSAASH, from the exons ATGACCTGGATTTCACGCTCCATCACGGCCATTGGCCTTTTGCTGCTCGGTCACGC CTGCTACTCGGCACAAGAGCATTCCGCGTTGCAATCCTTCCGGGCTGCGTCACCCTTGGCGACGTCCACGCCAGCGGCCAACACCTCCCTACCGGCGGATATCACCATCGAGACGGCTGTGGCGACAGTGGTCATCATTCTCGGCCTCATACTGGGTGCCCCAAACCTCCGACCGATCCAGTGGCGCGTATGGGCTGGCAAGATTGAGAGGGAGGGCGAGGCAGGATTCTTGACGGGCAGTGGTGAGGTTGAGAAGGACTATGTTGGCAATCCCTTCCGCATTCTCGAGAGTCGGCCAGGCTTTGCCGATGTTCGGAAACAGAGACGCGACTTCACCAACTGGATCAAGGCCGGTAAGAAGACTGGGAGTTCGGCTGCCTCACACTGA
- a CDS encoding MutS domain V, translated as MASKLTDSLRDKFRDLDNNDVYTSVKAQAASDQARNFVVEFNHDEAKIASGLSSDEFGVLLGQKSPDGMVRWINIWSPSKQTSVVKQIGNRYGFSPRLQALMVAPNLASVLEVDNKQDSKQGDIESVLMHDEPKAQPSTHTTEQSLEDIEIYQLVKETVNYTSIDQGKESVVISFHETPPTEQPGREDWARDELQSMRSNTLSVLCQLSKHGIADFTDRLVSFKRVRQALSVTEPRAKVACEGSSNLFYYLFEDYSAAMPVLKTSKLQLEHLGRRTKVGTEDVIRSLHTLRKELRQLHHLFESYRNLIRRICWPRSADAFRDGQHGYFEPSENVSGEVNISPSARSRFERLGDRLQLLMLNTIQERLEEQKALSDTYFSLTAQKDSQATARLSRSATLLAKLSVFFLPITFMTSYFSVEIPDLVEHYTPKMYWICFAIIAGLSFVSLFFFGRMLETVSDTLEGWADSVSGRARGLTGSNVHHDRDEQ; from the exons ATGGCGTCAAAGTTAACCGACAGTCTGCGGGATAAATTCCGGGATCTCGACAACAATGATGTCTACACTAGCGTCAAGGCCCAGGCAGCCAGTGATCAGGCTCGCAACTTTGTCGTTGAATTCAATCACGATGAGGCTAAAATTGCTTCCGGCCTAAGCTCTGACGAGTTTGGAGTGCTCCTCGGTCAGAAGTCCCCCGATGGTATGGTACGTTGGATCAACATTTGGTCTCCGAGCAAGCAAACCTCGGTGGTAAAGCAGATCGGCAACCGCTATGGATTCTCTCCAAGGCTACAGGCCCTAATGGTGGCTCCTAATCTAGCATCTGTGTTGGAGGTAGACAATAAACAAGACTCTAAGCAGGGCGATATCGAATCGGTGTTGATGCATGACGAGCCCAAGGCACAGCCGTCAACTCACACAACAGAGCAGAGCCTAGAAGATATCGAAATCTACCAGTTGGTCAAAGAGACGGTCAACTATACGTCGATAGACCAGGGCAAGGAGT CCGTTGTTATATCGTTCCACGAGACACCGCCGACGGAACAGCCTGGAAGGGAAGACTGGGCCAGAGATGAACTACAAAGCATGAGATCCAACACCCTGAGTGTTTTATGCCAGCTCTCGAAGCACGGCATAGCGGACTTCACCGACAGACTCGTCTCGTTCAAACGAGTTAGGCAAGCGCTGAGTGTCACGGAGCCCAGAGCCAAGGTCGCATGTGAAGGCTCAAGCAATCTGTTCTATTATTTGTTCGAGGATTATTCAGCAGCCATGCCTGTGTTGAAAACCTCCAAGCTCCAGCTCGAACACTTG GGCCGAAGAACAAAAGTTGGGACAGAAGATGTCATTAGGTCTCTCCACACGTTGAGAAAGGAACTTCGCCAACTTCACCATCTTTTTGAGAGCTACAGAAACCTCATCCGACGTATCTGTTGGCCGCGATCCGCTGATGCATTTCGAGACGGTCAGCATGGTTACTTCGAGCCATCAGAAAACGTGTCCGGCGAGGTCAACATATCCCCATCGGCTAGGAGCCGCTTCGAACGCCTCGGAGACAGACTGCAACTGTTGATGCTGAACACGATTCAAGAACGCTTGGAAGAGCAAAAGGCCTTGTCTGATACG TACTTCAGCCTCACGGCCCAGAAGGACTCGCAAGCCACTGCTCGCCTGAGCAGGAGCGCAACCCTCCTTGCCAAACTGagcgtcttcttcctccccatTACCTTCATGACCAGTTACTTCTCCGTGGAAATACCCGATCTGGTGGAGCATTACACGCCCAAGATGTATTGGATCTGTTTCGCTATCATCGCCGGCCTTTCTTTCGtcagcctcttcttcttcggccgAATGCTGGAGACCGTTAGCGACACCCTTGAAGGCTGGGCTGATTCAGTCTCGGGAAGGGCAAGAGGCCTCACCGGCTCGAATGTACATCATGATAGAGACGAGCAATAA
- a CDS encoding MutS domain V → MPGRGRTNFGPWRGRPRPGGGSGRGLRGDSRGGSWSSSERSPMEGPRETSRAPARSRARSTRASRGSRDASSLIGPTPTSPIFSTPHSARQQSDAIQRSATSRAERIEGNDVLRLVPDHSLPHYGSRSTPSSGLEGHPFIRGRSLAEADRMKQVIIAISVGEMGVLGCAYYDSDEGHFFLLQDMPCTEPLQFIETIIVHCQPTTVLLPLRIPDAVLQFLEQHNSTVDRDSVAEQYTIRLLGSNEFSHAASLDKLTGLSMICTEHALVTNSDNQFAHDGIEGTQAECHNVKVMRLGTFIDLDSVMSIRCAGAVLSDITRLGDIEQPPGFSENTFITSIRMFTLTDFMFVNADTLSSLQVFQSELHPNSLMSGTGIAATGLKESLSLYGIFHPLAGTFQGKAKLRQLFLRPLVNIEVIQERHKTISVLLRPGNEEAFAEISKTLRKVTDIKKALVQLKRGAESPTSTASVERGVWWTLTRFALSMLRLRDAVLQLQEGHDIAVFRQMIEATPVVIIKSVGELVGTTVDFEETKASSRVAVRWNVNPQLDRLKQTYHGLDSLLSDVSTSMSRKLPEWAQKYVTGCVFWPQLGFLTVVPLLPNTGEAGYEGQGLNEDRWDKRFVANGNVYYKNRCMLELDDQFGDTYSRIVDLEVEILHNLACQVLKYESTLSRASEACGELDCLVALAKGALNYGWTNPTMTTDNVVSVQGGRHPLQELTVPKFIPNDCQLAGGSGGEVEVRMEVPVNENPKASMLVVTGPNHSGKSVYIKQVALIVYMAHIGSFVPADSATVGITDQILTRISTRESVSLAESSFGTDLRQVAFLLKHSTRRTLVAIDEFGKGTATDDGSGLMTALIDHFTALGSQTPRVLITTHCHEIFEDGYLGDRSGLFLAHMDVRLDLETKHTEDQVVAMYCLVPGRSMSSFGSRCAALNGVNTAVVERAEAIVLLLARNEDLGVACAKLDAEAEARLKGSENVARKFLQLSLENTRTTRPQHGAVTGEEPVRNLLQRLLKVNIAV, encoded by the exons ATGCCAGGACGAGGCAGGACCAACTTTGGTCCTTGGCGTGGTCGACCCCGACCCGGGGGAGGCTCAGGCCGTGGACTGAGGGGCGACTCACGAGGAGGCTCTTGGAGCAGTTCCGAACGCAGTCCAATGGAGGGGCCGAGGGAAACCTCGAGGGCCCCTGCCCGGTCAAGAGCTCGCTCTACTCGTGCATCTCGCGGGTCACGAGACGCTTCTAGTCTCATCGGCCCAACGCCCACTTCGCCCATTTTCTCGACTCCCCACAGTGCCCGTCAGCAGTCAGACGCAATACAAAGGAGTGCAACTTCTAGAGCAGAGCGCATCGAAG GCAATGATGTCTTGCGCCTTGTGCCAGACCACAGCCTACCTCACTATGGGTCTAGGTCCACACCATCGAGCGGGCTCGAAGGTCATCCGTTTATCAGGGGGCGGTCCCTGGCCGAAGCTGATCGGATGAAGCAAGTCATCATAGCTATTTCTGTCGGCGAGATGGGCGTACTTGGCTGCGCCTATTACGACTCCGACGAAGGCCATTTTTTTCTGCTTCAAGATATGCCGTGTACTGAGCCGTTACAGTTTATCGAGACTATCATTGTTCATTGCCAGCCCACGACAGTCTTGCTGCCCTTGAGGATACCGGATGCGGTGCTTCAGTTTCTAGAGCAACACAATAGCACCGTGGATCGAG ACTCCGTTGCAGAACAATACACCATTCGGTTGCTTGGATCGAACGAGTTCAGTCACGCCGCCTCCTTGGACAAGCTCACCGGCCTGTCGATGATCTGCACAGAACACGCCCTCGTTACAAATTCAGACAATCAATTCGCCCATGACGGTATAGAGGGCACCCAGGCAGAATGCCACAATGTCAAAGTTATGCGTCTAGGCACATTCATAGACCTCGACAGCGTCATGTCG ATTAGAtgtgccggcgccgtcctgAGCGATATCACGCGCTTGGGGGATATTGAACAACCGCCAGGCTTTTCGGAAAATACCTTCATCACCTCCATCCGAATGTTCACCTTGACTGACTTCATGTTTGTCAACGCCGACACGTTATCGTCCCTCCAGGTGTTCCAATCAGAGCTACATCCCAACAGTCTGATGTCGGGTACAGGCATAGCAGCCACCGGGCTGAAAGAGAGCTTGTCCCTTTACGGCATTTTCCATCCACTAGCCGGCACATTCCAGGGAAAGGCAAAGCTCAGGCAGCTATTTCTGCGTCCACTGGTTAATATCGAAGTTATTCAAGAGAGGCATAAGACTATTTCAGTACTTCTACGACCCGGGAACGAGGAAGCTTTTGCCGAGATTTCAAAGACCCTGAGAAAGGTCACGGATATCAAAAAAGCCTTGGTTCAGCTGAAAAGGGGCGCTGAATCTCCTACCAGCACTGCGTCGGTCGAACGCGGCGTGTGGTGGACCTTGACTCGGTTTGCACTATCCATGTTGCGTCTCAGGGATGCCGTCCTTCAGCTACAAGAAGGGCACGATATCGCCGTTTTTAGACAG ATGATCGAAGCTACTCCCGTAGTCATTATCAAGAGTGTTGGAGAACTAGTTGGGACAACTGTCGATTTCGAGGAGACCAAAGCAAGTTCTCGGGTTGCTGTGAGATGGAACGTCAATCCCCAGCTCGACAGGCTCAAACAAACATACCACGGGCTGGATTCTTTATTGAGTGATGTCAGTACGTCGATGTCCCGCAAACTCCCCGAGTGGGCCCAGAAATACGTTACCGGTTGCGTGTTCTGGCCTCAACTGGGTTTCCTCACCGTTGTGCCTTTGCTCCCCAACACTGGCGAGGCAGGTTACGAAGGACAAGGATTAAATGAAGACCGATGGGATAAACGGTTCGTTGCCAACGGAAACGTGTATTACAAGAACAGATGCATGTTGGAACTAGATGATCAATTTGGTGACACATACAGTAGGATTGTCG ATTTGGAAGTCGAAATACTGCACAATCTGGCCTGTCAGGTTCTCAAATATGAATCGACGCTCAGTCGTGCGTCTGAAGCTTGCGGCGAGCTAGATTGCTTAGTAGCACTAGCTAAAGGGGCACTCAACTACGGCTGGACCAACCCAACGATGACAACCGACAACGTTGTGTCAGTTCAAGGAGGGCGCCATCCGCTTCAAGAGTTGACTGTACCAAAATTCATCCCCAATGATTGCCAGCTCGCTGGCGGCTCTGGCGGCGAGGTGGAAGTACGGATGGAAGTACCCGTGAATGAGAATCCGAAAGCCAGTATGCTCGTCGTCACAGGGCCCAACCATTCTGGAAAGAGCGTATATATCAAGCAGGTCGCTCTGATAGTTTACATGGCCCACATAGGCAGCTTTGTGCCTGCGGATAGCGCTACCGTTGGCATCACTGATCAGATCCTGACCCGCATCTCAACGCGAGAAAGTGTGTCACTCGCAGAGAGTTCTTTTGGCACTGACCTGAGGCAGGTTGCATTCCTGCTGAAACACTCCACCCGCCGTACTCTGGTTGCAATCGACGAATTCGGAAAAGGAACAGCAACCGACGATGGATCCGGACTCATGACCGCCCTTATTGATCATTTCACCGCTCTTGGCTCACAGACACCAAGGGTCCTCATCACAACACACTGTCACGAGATATTTGAGGACGGTTATCTGGGGGATAGGTCAGGGCTGTTTCTCGCACACATGGACGTTCGCCTTGACCTCGAGACAAAGCACACCGAGGACCAGGTGGTCGCTATGTACTGCTTGGTTCCCGGAAGAAGCATGTCGAGTTTTGGAAGTCGGTGTGCAGCACTGAATGGGGTAAACACCGCGGTTGTGGAGCGAGCTGAAGCAATTGTGCTTCTCCTGGCTCGCAATGAGGACCTCGGAGTGGCATGTGCCAAATTGGATGCTGAAGCCGAGGCCCGGCTCAAAGGGTCTGAGAATGTTGCCCGCAAGTTTCTTCAACTCTCTCTGGAAAACACTAGAACGACCCGGCCGCAGCATGGAGCGGTTACTGGCGAGGAGCCTGTACGAAATTTGCTTCAGAGGCTCTTGAAAGTCAATATTGCCGTCTGA